Proteins from one Bacteroides zhangwenhongii genomic window:
- a CDS encoding SusC/RagA family TonB-linked outer membrane protein, producing MNKFLLTLIIVIAGGLFSSLYAQSLTVTGKIVDMNDEVMPGVNIVETGTTNGAISDINGNFKITVSSSKSVLVFSFIGYEDQEIAVGKQRNLNVKMLESGVDLEEVVVVGYGSQKKASVVGAISTADAKELQNTGTTNLTQAIGGRIAGVISRSPGGRPGDDDASIYIRGIASYNSGTSSPLVLVDGIERDYSQIDPEDIETFSVLKDASATAVFGVRGANGVILITTKRGETSKPVVDLRASFTMNTPMNLPDKLGSYDFARLKNEALMNVGEVPEYNSYDLDMYRTGASPYTHPDNDYIGDLLKNVSTKQQYNLTVRGGTPFVRYYVSANYVDEKGIYKTFDNDDYNSNVYFKRYGMRTNLDFNVTKTTVFGVDLSGRLEERHDNDAEKGLYESMVRLPPNYLNYVNPNGTYGGKLNVVNPYAALSRYGYNHSKRNVFEAVIKLNQKLDFITKGLSARAMFGFVSNMASRRDITERPELWEYTKDGQYVIVSEETPVRIDTSAGPHRRNITTEFAVNYERKFGAHAVTGLLAFNQLSQYNNEALPIGYINYVGRITYGYKNKYLAEFNAGYNGSVQFAEGKRYGFFPAFSLGWVVSEENFWNKDSKIFDYMKIRGAYGEVGNDKIGSDKYYYLQTYPMLTSNRPSFGIDNNPENRIYEGKEGNLDVTWERARKLNVGIDMRFFNSKLALTVDAFTEKRVNILDYDRSISTIYGMLGATDGNKGFPPQNLGEVRNSGFEIDASFNDRIGKVSYYVKGNMSFARNKVLKKGEEPQTYSWTSAIGRKVGQRFGMITDGFYNTQEEIAALPSRFSSNLKLGDLKYRDINDDGVIDSYDVAPIGKTRLPEIMYGFTFGGSWKGVDWQIFFQGAAITDLYVNGYGYWEFTNTGSVMKHHLGRWTPDNKENATYPSLSPTTSKQNHRLSTFWLKNGNYLRLKNMQIGYTLPTSWTKKARIASARIYVSGTNLLTFAGFKEYDPESNDGGNTSYPQMRNYSVGLNLKF from the coding sequence ATGAATAAGTTTCTATTAACTTTAATAATAGTAATAGCGGGAGGATTATTTAGCTCGCTATACGCCCAATCATTGACGGTTACCGGTAAAATTGTCGATATGAACGATGAAGTTATGCCGGGAGTGAATATTGTGGAAACGGGCACTACCAATGGTGCTATTAGTGATATAAATGGCAATTTCAAAATTACAGTCTCTAGTTCTAAAAGTGTACTGGTATTTTCTTTTATAGGATATGAAGATCAAGAGATAGCGGTTGGCAAGCAACGGAACTTAAATGTGAAGATGCTGGAGTCTGGAGTTGATTTGGAAGAAGTTGTTGTGGTGGGGTATGGTTCACAGAAAAAGGCTTCTGTTGTGGGGGCAATTTCTACAGCTGACGCTAAAGAATTGCAGAATACAGGAACAACGAACCTAACACAAGCAATTGGGGGTAGAATTGCGGGAGTTATTTCCCGTTCTCCTGGTGGACGTCCGGGGGACGATGATGCTTCAATATATATTCGTGGTATTGCTAGCTATAATTCTGGGACTTCTTCCCCATTGGTGTTGGTGGATGGAATTGAACGTGATTATTCACAAATTGACCCGGAGGATATTGAGACTTTTTCTGTACTGAAGGATGCTTCTGCTACAGCTGTTTTTGGGGTTCGTGGTGCGAATGGTGTAATTTTAATTACGACTAAACGTGGTGAGACAAGTAAACCTGTGGTAGATTTAAGAGCTTCATTTACGATGAATACTCCCATGAACTTACCTGATAAGCTAGGTTCTTATGACTTTGCTCGTTTAAAGAATGAAGCTTTGATGAATGTGGGAGAAGTACCTGAATATAATTCTTATGACTTGGATATGTATCGTACAGGAGCTAGTCCTTATACACATCCGGATAATGATTACATCGGTGATCTATTAAAGAATGTCAGTACAAAACAACAGTATAATTTGACTGTGCGTGGTGGTACGCCTTTCGTACGTTATTATGTGTCGGCAAACTATGTCGATGAAAAAGGTATTTACAAAACATTTGATAATGACGATTATAATTCGAATGTATACTTCAAGCGCTATGGTATGCGTACGAATCTAGACTTTAATGTTACGAAGACGACTGTGTTTGGTGTGGATCTTTCCGGAAGATTGGAAGAAAGGCATGATAATGATGCTGAAAAGGGGTTGTATGAGTCTATGGTACGTCTGCCGCCTAACTATCTGAACTATGTGAATCCGAATGGTACTTATGGTGGAAAATTGAATGTGGTAAACCCATATGCTGCGTTATCTAGATATGGTTATAATCATTCAAAACGTAATGTGTTTGAGGCAGTGATAAAGTTGAATCAAAAGTTGGATTTTATAACAAAAGGTCTTTCAGCGAGGGCTATGTTTGGTTTTGTATCTAACATGGCGTCTAGAAGAGATATCACAGAACGTCCGGAATTATGGGAATATACGAAAGATGGGCAATATGTAATTGTAAGTGAAGAAACGCCGGTCCGAATAGATACGTCTGCCGGTCCCCATCGTAGAAATATTACAACGGAATTTGCAGTTAATTATGAACGAAAATTTGGCGCTCATGCTGTTACCGGCTTGCTTGCTTTCAATCAATTGAGCCAGTATAATAATGAAGCACTCCCTATTGGATACATCAATTATGTGGGACGTATTACTTATGGATACAAGAATAAATATTTAGCAGAGTTTAATGCTGGGTACAATGGTTCGGTTCAGTTTGCCGAAGGTAAGCGTTATGGCTTTTTCCCTGCGTTCTCTTTAGGGTGGGTTGTTTCTGAAGAGAATTTTTGGAATAAAGATAGTAAAATTTTCGACTATATGAAAATTCGTGGGGCATATGGTGAAGTAGGAAATGATAAAATTGGTTCAGATAAATATTATTACTTGCAAACCTATCCGATGTTAACTTCTAATCGTCCTTCATTTGGTATTGATAATAATCCAGAAAATCGTATTTATGAAGGTAAAGAGGGGAATTTAGATGTAACTTGGGAACGTGCAAGGAAGTTGAATGTAGGTATTGATATGAGATTTTTTAATAGCAAACTGGCCTTGACTGTAGATGCTTTTACGGAAAAAAGAGTGAACATTCTCGACTATGACCGTTCTATATCTACTATATATGGTATGTTGGGGGCTACAGATGGTAATAAGGGTTTTCCACCGCAGAATTTAGGTGAAGTGCGGAATTCAGGTTTTGAGATTGATGCATCTTTTAATGATAGAATAGGAAAGGTCTCTTATTATGTTAAGGGAAATATGTCGTTTGCCCGTAATAAGGTTCTGAAAAAAGGAGAAGAACCTCAAACTTATTCGTGGACCTCTGCTATTGGTAGAAAAGTCGGACAACGTTTTGGTATGATTACAGATGGATTTTATAATACGCAGGAGGAAATAGCAGCTTTGCCATCCCGCTTTTCCAGTAACTTGAAACTTGGAGATTTAAAATATAGGGATATAAATGATGACGGAGTAATTGATAGCTATGATGTGGCTCCTATTGGAAAAACTCGTTTGCCGGAGATTATGTATGGATTCACTTTTGGAGGAAGTTGGAAAGGCGTTGATTGGCAAATTTTCTTTCAAGGAGCAGCTATCACTGATCTTTATGTAAATGGATATGGTTATTGGGAGTTTACAAATACAGGTAGTGTGATGAAACATCATCTAGGGAGATGGACTCCAGATAATAAAGAGAATGCTACATATCCTAGTTTATCTCCTACAACTTCTAAGCAAAACCATAGGTTGTCCACATTTTGGTTGAAAAATGGGAATTATTTGCGTTTGAAAAATATGCAGATAGGTTATACACTCCCTACTAGCTGGACAAAGAAAGCTAGGATAGCATCAGCACGTATTTATGTGAGTGGAACAAACCTGCTGACATTTGCTGGATTTAAAGAATATGATCCGGAGTCCAATGACGGAGGAAATACTTCCTATCCTCAGATGAGAAATTATAGTGTGGGATTGAATCTTAAATTTTAA
- a CDS encoding family 43 glycosylhydrolase, which produces MNRLVQFLFLFFSLPLMLSCDEADDSQTLENTVQMLVGKDYLSVLPVTVQVGNLSGTFTLNIATNLAWTATTEDKWIQLSKNEGGKELLDVSYTANDDVTSFRKAKITFSAKGVDDVVVEIVQSDKTFTNPIAGIPDPWIIQHQGTYYTCKAHGDGINISKSDKLTIISSTKAIWTAPKDNGNIKPWNASHVWAPELHFVDGRWYVYYAAGRPSSESGSYKMQRTGVLRSKTNDPMGEYEDMGMIYTGDEYTDNVIPTVDNTCYAIDMGIVNIAGKLYAVWSGTINKESGGDQRIYIAKMSNPWTICSNRIEISKPDQPWELIEPSAKVNEGPAFLQRDDKLFVVYSCNGSWTKYYRLAYLMLNIGDDPMNPTNWKKSSHDVFYRCDDTVDKDGVNGVGHCSFTKSPDGTEDWIVYHVKNRNHGSYETGRSTFIQRFTWNMDGTPNFGTPVGWGEPIVVPSGE; this is translated from the coding sequence ATGAATCGATTAGTACAATTCTTATTTTTGTTTTTCTCATTACCATTAATGCTTTCCTGTGATGAAGCAGATGATTCCCAAACTTTGGAGAATACAGTGCAGATGTTAGTTGGCAAAGATTATTTGTCGGTATTGCCTGTAACTGTTCAGGTTGGTAATTTGTCCGGAACATTTACATTGAATATCGCAACTAATCTGGCATGGACTGCAACGACGGAGGACAAATGGATTCAACTATCCAAAAACGAAGGTGGAAAAGAACTATTAGATGTAAGTTATACTGCTAATGACGATGTGACGTCTTTCCGTAAAGCTAAAATTACGTTTTCAGCAAAGGGGGTAGATGATGTGGTAGTGGAAATAGTGCAAAGTGACAAAACTTTCACAAACCCGATAGCAGGTATACCCGATCCATGGATTATCCAACATCAAGGGACCTATTATACTTGTAAGGCTCACGGTGATGGAATTAATATTTCTAAATCAGATAAGTTGACTATTATAAGTTCAACAAAAGCAATTTGGACTGCACCTAAAGATAATGGAAATATAAAGCCATGGAACGCTTCACACGTATGGGCGCCTGAATTGCATTTTGTAGACGGCAGATGGTATGTATATTATGCAGCGGGACGTCCGTCATCAGAAAGTGGAAGCTATAAAATGCAGCGTACTGGAGTACTTCGTTCTAAGACGAATGACCCTATGGGGGAATATGAGGATATGGGGATGATTTATACAGGTGACGAATATACTGATAATGTTATACCTACCGTAGATAACACTTGTTATGCTATTGATATGGGGATTGTGAATATTGCTGGTAAATTATATGCTGTATGGTCAGGTACTATTAATAAAGAATCGGGTGGTGATCAGCGTATCTATATTGCAAAGATGAGTAATCCATGGACTATCTGTTCTAACCGTATTGAGATTTCCAAGCCTGACCAACCGTGGGAGTTGATAGAGCCTTCGGCAAAAGTAAATGAAGGACCAGCTTTTTTACAACGTGATGATAAGTTATTTGTTGTATATTCTTGCAATGGTTCTTGGACAAAATACTATCGTTTAGCTTATCTTATGCTTAATATAGGTGACGATCCAATGAATCCGACAAATTGGAAGAAGTCTTCGCACGATGTATTCTATAGATGTGATGATACAGTAGATAAAGATGGAGTGAACGGAGTGGGACATTGTAGTTTTACAAAATCGCCTGATGGAACGGAGGATTGGATTGTTTATCATGTGAAGAATCGGAATCATGGTAGTTATGAGACTGGACGTTCCACGTTTATTCAACGTTTTACATGGAATATGGATGGAACTCCGAATTTTGGGACACCAGTGGGATGGGGGGAACCTATAGTTGTTCCTTCCGGTGAATAA
- a CDS encoding RagB/SusD family nutrient uptake outer membrane protein: MKIKLYTIVNLALFIVFLSSCLDASSLMDKEDVGDLYEKDVFKDPTYARYFVNDIYYSLPKGAEVPGSWGGAYLDCATDNGEARSLDSDAQRFNNGNWNAESVPLGSVWSTNYAAIRACNKFLENYDYIEERDGVATRSDLEYLRGQVIFLRAFFYAELLKHFGGIPILEETLHFGSPELKGAKRATFAQCVDYILGECDDAIAIFRSVNKDWAGNNFGRANDGVALSLKGKVLALAASPLYNRPSDYPQYDSESQNKELWRYSDYKKERWNDAAKALKAVIDLGRYDLYKKTNGTKSAYETYFVTRNTVEESIFPFLKGPSIDVYYNNLPFNFMLVRGKGSPVCYNLPTQDLVATYEMQNGMLPEQDGSGFRPLHPFSGRDPRLDATIWYDEATFCGVEFKTWRRDVDSDKPWGKDYIRGYSRTGFFLKKFMDKDLNPTNNVTVPNSYPIIRYADILLLYAEALNEYYDDPALAPDDAICWAISTVRARAGMPDVRTTFTNRGWALTQENVRKLIQNERRVEFAFEEHRFWDIRRWMIGTETQRVVHEQDIILKEDDKTKEYNIREIERRSYENHMNVIPIPQSEINKNKNLIQNWGWSPRVIE, encoded by the coding sequence ATGAAAATAAAACTTTATACGATAGTAAACTTGGCTCTTTTTATCGTATTTCTGAGTTCATGTTTGGATGCTTCTTCTTTAATGGATAAGGAGGATGTGGGAGATTTGTATGAGAAAGATGTATTTAAAGATCCTACATATGCCCGATATTTTGTGAATGATATTTATTATTCATTACCTAAAGGTGCCGAAGTTCCAGGCTCGTGGGGAGGAGCATATTTAGATTGTGCAACGGATAATGGTGAAGCTCGTTCATTGGATTCTGATGCACAGCGGTTTAATAATGGAAATTGGAATGCTGAAAGTGTACCTTTGGGAAGTGTGTGGTCTACTAATTACGCAGCTATTCGTGCATGTAACAAATTCTTGGAAAACTATGACTATATTGAGGAGAGAGATGGAGTTGCAACTCGTTCTGATTTAGAATATTTGCGTGGTCAAGTAATCTTCTTGCGTGCTTTCTTTTATGCTGAATTATTAAAACATTTTGGTGGTATTCCAATTTTGGAGGAAACATTGCATTTTGGCTCTCCCGAATTGAAAGGAGCAAAACGTGCGACTTTTGCGCAATGCGTAGATTATATATTAGGGGAATGTGATGATGCTATTGCGATCTTTAGAAGTGTAAATAAAGACTGGGCTGGTAATAACTTTGGGCGTGCAAATGATGGGGTAGCATTATCATTGAAAGGGAAAGTACTTGCATTAGCGGCAAGTCCGTTATATAATCGTCCTTCGGACTATCCTCAGTATGATTCCGAGAGTCAGAATAAGGAATTATGGCGTTATTCTGATTATAAGAAGGAACGATGGAATGATGCTGCGAAGGCTTTAAAAGCCGTGATAGATTTGGGACGTTATGATTTATATAAGAAAACCAATGGGACTAAGTCTGCTTATGAGACTTACTTCGTTACCCGTAATACAGTGGAAGAGTCTATATTTCCTTTCTTAAAGGGACCTTCTATTGATGTATATTATAATAATTTACCTTTTAACTTTATGTTGGTTCGTGGTAAGGGTAGTCCAGTTTGTTATAACTTACCTACACAAGATTTGGTAGCAACCTATGAGATGCAGAACGGAATGTTGCCGGAACAAGATGGGTCTGGTTTTCGTCCATTGCATCCATTTTCAGGGCGCGACCCACGTTTAGATGCAACAATATGGTATGATGAGGCTACTTTCTGTGGTGTGGAGTTTAAGACTTGGAGACGTGATGTGGATTCGGATAAACCTTGGGGGAAGGATTATATCCGTGGATACTCTCGTACAGGATTCTTCTTGAAGAAGTTTATGGATAAAGATTTGAATCCGACAAATAATGTTACGGTTCCAAATTCTTACCCGATCATTCGTTATGCCGATATTCTTCTGTTGTATGCGGAAGCGTTGAATGAATATTATGATGATCCTGCTTTGGCGCCTGATGATGCTATTTGTTGGGCTATTTCTACAGTACGCGCCCGAGCAGGAATGCCTGATGTGCGTACTACCTTTACAAATCGCGGCTGGGCATTGACACAAGAAAATGTTCGTAAGCTGATTCAGAATGAACGTCGTGTAGAATTTGCTTTTGAAGAACATCGTTTTTGGGATATACGTCGTTGGATGATTGGAACAGAAACTCAGAGAGTCGTTCATGAACAAGATATCATTTTGAAAGAAGACGATAAGACTAAGGAGTATAATATAAGAGAAATTGAAAGGCGCAGTTATGAAAATCACATGAATGTGATTCCTATTCCACAGTCGGAGATTAATAAGAATAAGAACCTGATTCAGAATTGGGGATGGTCACCACGTGTGATCGAGTAA
- a CDS encoding RagB/SusD family nutrient uptake outer membrane protein — MKKQIMILFVGMALLTSCYDAMNEVPLERMPPEIAFRDSLKVEMFVNELYVGLNTGLGGYNRFGGGSANQNSFFDCVTDLGVLSPISTNTEVNSFTRATFHSGSGGNKDARWAETYQLIRKTNIVLEYLHYCENLSKARMAQYIGEAKLHKAILHYEMLKRYGGITIMDELFEGGDINIPRNTFEECVEYIVRLCDEAVIGLPLRYPDNDYGRLTKGAALGLKARVLLYAASPLFNERPIANTTVLQRYDSPDNTRWERAAKASLDVINLKLPNGTPAYELYPSYERLFFTREGNREMLIMRMQGMTNNVEKRNGPAGFSGATGNTSLTQEFIDMFELKSGKLPNEDENYDPQKPWENRCERFKASVLYNGCPWWDAEVETYVGGKDYTALNSTAKGCVTGYTLRKHLDPEVRISGVEKSTFHDWPILRFAEILLSYAEAANEYYATSDDDIVNDDMVYTCVNLLRTRAGLPSVADKTKGEMRTIIHRERTVELSFEEIRYFDLRRWREAETVLNRPVHGVQITKDESTGEFVYSNPIEIEDRIFPERCYYYPIPQSEMNKNTELVQNPGW, encoded by the coding sequence ATGAAAAAACAGATAATGATATTGTTTGTCGGTATGGCATTATTGACTTCTTGTTATGATGCGATGAATGAAGTCCCTTTGGAGAGAATGCCACCGGAAATAGCCTTTAGAGATAGTTTGAAGGTTGAAATGTTCGTGAATGAATTGTATGTTGGACTAAATACTGGTTTAGGAGGATATAATCGTTTTGGAGGAGGATCGGCTAATCAAAATAGTTTCTTTGACTGTGTAACTGATTTAGGGGTACTTTCTCCGATAAGTACAAATACAGAAGTTAATAGTTTTACTCGAGCTACTTTTCATTCTGGTTCGGGAGGAAACAAGGATGCTCGTTGGGCGGAAACTTATCAGCTAATTCGTAAAACGAATATAGTTTTAGAATACTTACATTATTGCGAAAACCTGTCAAAAGCACGTATGGCGCAATACATTGGTGAGGCTAAGCTTCATAAAGCAATATTGCATTATGAAATGTTGAAACGTTATGGCGGCATTACCATAATGGATGAATTATTTGAGGGAGGTGATATCAATATACCTCGTAATACTTTTGAAGAATGCGTAGAGTATATTGTACGTTTATGTGATGAGGCTGTTATCGGGCTTCCTTTACGTTATCCTGATAATGATTATGGACGGTTGACCAAAGGAGCAGCTTTGGGATTGAAGGCCAGAGTTCTGCTTTATGCTGCAAGTCCGTTATTTAATGAAAGGCCAATAGCCAATACGACTGTGTTGCAACGTTATGATTCTCCTGATAATACGCGGTGGGAACGGGCGGCAAAAGCTTCGCTGGATGTTATTAATCTGAAGCTCCCCAATGGAACTCCGGCATATGAACTTTATCCTTCCTATGAGCGACTCTTTTTTACTCGAGAAGGTAATAGAGAAATGTTGATTATGAGGATGCAAGGGATGACCAATAATGTAGAAAAACGTAATGGACCTGCCGGTTTTTCTGGAGCTACGGGCAATACTAGTTTGACTCAGGAATTCATAGATATGTTCGAGTTAAAGAGCGGTAAATTGCCTAATGAGGATGAGAACTATGATCCGCAAAAACCGTGGGAAAATCGTTGTGAGCGATTTAAGGCATCGGTGCTTTATAACGGATGTCCATGGTGGGATGCTGAAGTTGAAACTTACGTTGGAGGAAAGGACTATACAGCATTAAACTCTACGGCCAAAGGTTGTGTAACTGGTTATACATTACGCAAACATTTGGATCCTGAAGTCAGAATATCTGGTGTTGAAAAGAGCACTTTCCATGATTGGCCAATACTGCGTTTCGCTGAGATTTTGTTGAGTTATGCTGAGGCTGCTAATGAGTATTATGCAACATCAGACGATGATATTGTGAATGACGATATGGTGTATACTTGTGTTAACTTATTACGTACGAGGGCAGGGTTACCTTCTGTAGCAGATAAAACGAAGGGAGAAATGCGTACTATTATCCATCGGGAACGTACAGTAGAGCTTTCTTTTGAGGAAATACGATATTTTGATTTGCGTCGTTGGAGAGAAGCAGAGACGGTGTTAAATCGTCCTGTTCATGGTGTACAGATAACCAAAGACGAAAGTACGGGAGAATTCGTTTATAGTAATCCGATTGAGATAGAAGATAGAATCTTCCCAGAACGATGCTATTATTATCCGATTCCTCAGAGCGAGATGAATAAAAATACGGAATTGGTTCAAAATCCCGGTTGGTAA
- a CDS encoding formylglycine-generating enzyme family protein, whose amino-acid sequence MKNRIFLFLMVALMALFVTSCKEDEIVESSIQVTTQGFAQIGQNTAFVSGYVAKGMITENMPKGFCWSESPSPTVDDNKIETFEMLNENGYMLQLSGLTPSTEYYVRAYVNTGSHIYYGNELTFTTKNIPGNGWCVIDDITKITPTTATALMQIADNGGSEVLEYGVCYTEADNQPVPPLENEPTIDGKKIVAEAGGYAFNAFLEGLIQNTYYLVRPYFKTKDRIVYGETVWFVTMNFVKTGDVFPGYRSAYLYGEVLMDAGSATTERGVCWGTTHEPTIETDSYQKIDKGVGGYYSIVGGLEKGQTYYVRAYARNMDGVFYGLPVEFTTRTGDIVPGMTLEDMILVEKGIFDMGNPNTDTEASPIDNKTMGKEPVHKVQLSKDFYMCKYEVTVEQMCTFLNVYQNRNSRTQPVKALHNSNTNAWSFEYSGTAPNLIYKPRAGKDRYPVVNVTWPAAEQYCEWLSAELGVKVRLPSEAEWEYAARGGNKSKGYLYSGSNSVSEVSVSTDNSKGTAPVGTKKPNELGIYDMSGNVMEYCRDFFDWNFYDVHLEETVVDPINAGKLTADGKMVVRGGSFRHPTYLKVYTRGCNQHKGEAGNHSGFRFVMEQLPYNL is encoded by the coding sequence ATGAAAAATAGAATCTTTTTATTTTTAATGGTTGCGCTGATGGCTTTGTTTGTTACTTCTTGTAAGGAAGATGAAATAGTAGAATCATCAATACAGGTAACTACGCAAGGGTTTGCTCAAATAGGGCAAAATACAGCTTTTGTAAGTGGGTATGTTGCGAAGGGGATGATTACAGAGAATATGCCGAAAGGATTTTGTTGGAGTGAAAGCCCTTCTCCTACCGTGGACGATAATAAAATTGAGACTTTTGAAATGCTCAATGAAAATGGTTATATGTTGCAACTTAGTGGCTTAACGCCATCCACAGAGTATTATGTTAGAGCTTATGTGAATACTGGCAGTCATATTTATTATGGTAATGAATTGACGTTTACAACAAAAAATATTCCTGGTAATGGCTGGTGTGTGATTGATGATATTACTAAGATTACTCCGACCACAGCTACTGCATTGATGCAAATAGCGGATAATGGTGGGTCCGAAGTATTAGAGTATGGAGTGTGTTATACCGAAGCAGACAATCAGCCTGTTCCTCCCCTTGAGAATGAACCGACTATAGATGGAAAAAAAATTGTTGCGGAAGCTGGTGGATATGCGTTTAATGCATTTTTAGAGGGCTTGATACAAAATACTTATTATTTGGTACGTCCCTATTTTAAGACGAAAGATAGAATTGTGTATGGTGAGACTGTCTGGTTTGTAACTATGAATTTTGTTAAAACTGGTGATGTGTTTCCGGGATATCGGAGTGCTTATTTGTATGGTGAGGTTTTGATGGATGCTGGTTCTGCAACAACAGAACGTGGCGTTTGTTGGGGAACAACTCATGAACCTACAATTGAGACTGACTCTTATCAGAAAATAGACAAAGGTGTTGGGGGCTATTATTCTATTGTTGGAGGATTGGAGAAAGGACAGACTTATTATGTGCGTGCCTATGCAAGAAATATGGACGGCGTGTTCTATGGTTTACCTGTTGAATTTACAACACGTACAGGAGATATTGTTCCAGGTATGACTTTGGAAGATATGATCTTGGTAGAGAAAGGAATATTTGATATGGGAAATCCGAATACGGATACGGAAGCGTCTCCGATCGATAATAAGACAATGGGTAAAGAACCTGTTCATAAAGTACAGCTCTCAAAAGATTTTTATATGTGTAAATATGAGGTAACTGTTGAGCAGATGTGTACATTTTTAAATGTTTATCAGAATAGGAATAGTCGGACACAACCGGTAAAAGCATTGCATAATAGTAATACGAATGCTTGGAGTTTTGAGTACTCGGGAACAGCTCCTAATTTAATTTATAAACCTCGTGCAGGTAAAGATCGATATCCTGTTGTAAATGTGACTTGGCCGGCTGCAGAGCAATATTGTGAGTGGTTATCTGCCGAACTAGGCGTGAAGGTTCGTCTGCCAAGTGAAGCAGAATGGGAATATGCAGCTCGTGGAGGAAACAAGAGCAAAGGATATTTATATAGTGGAAGTAATTCTGTTAGTGAAGTATCTGTCTCGACAGATAATAGTAAAGGAACAGCACCTGTAGGTACAAAAAAACCGAATGAACTTGGTATTTATGATATGTCTGGTAATGTAATGGAATATTGTAGAGACTTTTTTGATTGGAACTTTTATGATGTGCATTTGGAAGAGACAGTTGTGGACCCTATCAATGCTGGAAAACTGACGGCTGATGGTAAAATGGTCGTTCGTGGAGGAAGTTTCAGACATCCGACGTATTTGAAAGTTTATACACGTGGCTGCAATCAGCATAAAGGAGAAGCAGGTAATCATAGTGGTTTTCGTTTTGTAATGGAACAGCTTCCATATAATTTGTAA